One Thermococcus sp. M36 genomic window, CGAGAGCGTTATCGAAAGGAGGTAGCCGACCCCCCTGAGCATGGAATCACTCCCTCAAAGCTCGACGTTAAACCTTAAAAGGTCTCTGAAAAATACGAACGGAGTTCCAGATGCGCTGGGGTGAGATTCCAGAGGAGCACGCCAGTGCGTTCCACGCGGCAATATCGAGCTACAACAGGCCGATCGGCCTTGTTACCCCCTCATCGCCGGTGCACTAGCGAGCGTCCACGCGACTCTCCCGTACGCGGCGAGCCTGGTGCCGTTCATGGCGACAGGGGCGCTGTTTATGAGGCTTTATAGATCCAGGGCAGCAAGAGCACCGGCATCTAAACTTCAACCTTAGTCCTCAGCCGCCAGCCATCGATGTCAAAACCGCCCATCCCCTCAAAGACGTGGGTTATCACTTCCTCAAGGTTTCTGGTCTCGCACCTCTCAAGGGCCTTCAGGAACAGCTTCACGAACTCTCCATCTGGAAATTCCTCAAACATGTACGCCTTTCTAAACCCTTCGTCGCTGAAAAGCCGGTAAACTTTGCTCGCAGGGGGAACCTCCAAGCCCAAAAACTTGGAGTAGACCTCAAGGGCCCTGTGGAGTGCCAGATGGTAGAGGTAGTGGAAGCTGGGGTCTCCCCTCTCCCCGGCGTCATTCAGGCTGTCGAGCATGTCCCAGAGGGAGTACTTGGCTACTTCCACCCATGTCTCATCGGGCCGTTCAAAGGGTCTCTTCATGTATTCCAGCGCTTCCGCCTTTAGAACCTCAGCTATTCCAGTCCTGTCAAAGAGCACTTTCCCAATTACTATAATCCTCGCGGTGGCCCGGCTGTTCTGGGCAAACTCCTTCTCAAAGTAGTGCCTGATCTGCCTCGCCGGGTTTGCGAAGTACTCAATTAAAGTCCCATCTATAACGACGTTTCCCCTCTCCCTCCATTCCACGTCATCGGAGAGCACGATGTAAACGTCCACATCGGAGTATCTGGTCTGTAGCCCAACTGCATAACTTCCAGTTAGCAGAGCGGCCTCAACGAAATCTTTTTCCTTCCATGGCTTCAGGAACTTTTCAAGTGCCTCCCAGCTGCTCATCCTTGTTTCACTCCCCAGTTGCCGTTCTCATATCTTTTATGTGAGCTGCATACTCTTCCAGTGTTTGAGATATCTCAAAAATATCCCTTTGAGTGAGCACGTTAGGAAACTTGTTGATGTACACAGGGACGTCTTCCAAATGGAGTATTGGAATCTCTGAACTTTTAATTCCATGTATCTTTGCATCCCCAGTAAGGACAATAATAGGATGGACGGTGTATTCTCTCCTGAGCTTCTTTTTAAGAAAGGAAGAAACCGCCGTAGCTTCTTTTTTGACTTCTACTGCAGGACTTCTCACTGCAATTTTGCCCCGCCGTCTTCTGCCATATCCCCTCGTTTTCCAAGTATCTCCACTAACCCAATACTCGCCAGAATAGTTCTTTGTTTCAAGAACGAACACTCCTCTACTGCTTACCAGAACGTGATCGATATTGCCTTTCTTGCCTGGAAGGTGAATGTCCGACAAAAGAATGCTACCTGGTATGTAAAGCTCATCAATTACTTTTGATTCCCCTTCAAATCCCTTTTGCCAAGCTTTATACGTGTTGTACTCCTTAAGACTTATCAAAAGCATCATTAAAGCTCCGATAAGAAGCAGAGGAAATATCAAACCTAATCCAAACAGTGCTAGTGTTACCAACATGAGCTTTTTGAATTTCTCTCGATGTTTGGAGGCCCTTTCGTGTGTATATAGCACAGGACCCCACCTAATCCATTTTCACTGTAAAGTTTTTACCTCTTTTTGTCCTCCTCAGAACTCCGGAATCCTTATTGGCGCCTGCAGCTCTTTCTCCGAGTTTTCAAGATTTGTGGCGAGCATCTTTATCCTCTCAACGCCTTTGATCTCCCTGATGAACTCGGCGACACTCTTCGGCACGAGCTCCTCCCAGGGCTCGCCGTCCATCATGCGCTTCCTT contains:
- a CDS encoding nuclease-related domain-containing protein, whose protein sequence is MLYTHERASKHREKFKKLMLVTLALFGLGLIFPLLLIGALMMLLISLKEYNTYKAWQKGFEGESKVIDELYIPGSILLSDIHLPGKKGNIDHVLVSSRGVFVLETKNYSGEYWVSGDTWKTRGYGRRRRGKIAVRSPAVEVKKEATAVSSFLKKKLRREYTVHPIIVLTGDAKIHGIKSSEIPILHLEDVPVYINKFPNVLTQRDIFEISQTLEEYAAHIKDMRTATGE
- a CDS encoding nucleotidyltransferase domain-containing protein, with protein sequence MSSWEALEKFLKPWKEKDFVEAALLTGSYAVGLQTRYSDVDVYIVLSDDVEWRERGNVVIDGTLIEYFANPARQIRHYFEKEFAQNSRATARIIVIGKVLFDRTGIAEVLKAEALEYMKRPFERPDETWVEVAKYSLWDMLDSLNDAGERGDPSFHYLYHLALHRALEVYSKFLGLEVPPASKVYRLFSDEGFRKAYMFEEFPDGEFVKLFLKALERCETRNLEEVITHVFEGMGGFDIDGWRLRTKVEV